The Microbacterium limosum genome contains a region encoding:
- a CDS encoding type II CAAX endopeptidase family protein, with protein MTSSDTAACEVAAPDEKGASRGRARSRRRLWFEGGSSVQRWGYDLLGWAMISFAIGTLASAAIHAAAPTPAGRTLAAVAVWAGMLAPIVLALRRSRPRGLLRLRGVDILYGVVLGVSLRVCQGWLDQAAAGGVTPFPAYPTIDGALPASWWFGDLLAPVVISPVLEEFFFRAVLLIAIYSVARRALGGAVAGFVAVITTTGLFVVAHTLSGALAWDDAAAYTLVGLTCGLLVVLTGRIWGAVLTHAIFNASWVALATVGTLLA; from the coding sequence GTGACCTCGAGTGACACAGCTGCCTGCGAGGTCGCCGCACCGGACGAGAAGGGCGCGTCACGTGGGCGGGCACGGTCCCGCCGACGGCTCTGGTTCGAGGGCGGCTCGAGCGTGCAGCGGTGGGGCTACGACCTGCTGGGCTGGGCGATGATCTCCTTCGCGATCGGCACGCTCGCCTCGGCGGCGATCCACGCGGCCGCGCCTACTCCTGCAGGCCGCACGCTCGCCGCGGTCGCCGTCTGGGCGGGCATGCTCGCGCCGATCGTCCTCGCGCTGCGACGGTCGCGTCCGCGCGGCCTGCTGAGGCTGCGCGGGGTCGATATCCTCTACGGCGTCGTCCTCGGGGTGTCGTTGCGCGTGTGCCAGGGGTGGCTGGATCAGGCGGCGGCGGGTGGGGTCACCCCGTTCCCCGCCTACCCGACGATCGACGGCGCTCTCCCCGCGTCGTGGTGGTTCGGCGATCTTCTCGCCCCCGTCGTCATCTCGCCCGTGCTCGAGGAGTTCTTCTTCCGCGCTGTGCTTCTGATCGCGATCTACTCCGTCGCGCGCCGGGCCCTCGGCGGGGCGGTCGCGGGATTCGTCGCCGTGATCACGACGACCGGGCTCTTCGTCGTCGCGCACACGCTCTCGGGTGCGCTGGCGTGGGATGATGCGGCGGCCTACACGCTCGTCGGCCTCACGTGCGGCCTGCTCGTCGTTCTCACGGGGCGCATCTGGGGCGCGGTCCTGACCCACGCGATCTTCAACGCCTCCTGGGTGGCGTTGGCGACGGTGGGGACGCTGCTCGCGTAG
- a CDS encoding PAS domain-containing sensor histidine kinase, whose protein sequence is MTVAPADARDDPPPAGGPAPASRPEDRTRTIISPSAAQPPTGEIGVPSSRTRSAWQLQLILGLGMLIVVFAVLTLQPEILATWTFTLGLAILILTTAATLTIPWQRLPAAALLSVPLIDIVAIALLAAGNDSAIRTLWAIPIMWIASFFRAAATVAALALVGIALFATAPGGNPFEVGLLRFLTIMVGFTLVAVVAANAGQQTRAFKRLLRRQASRLTDTLARVLAHEQQLSLVLNSVDVGIARLSPAGDVTFANDSYRALFELDKTAPGAPHAAVQYSEFRGSSIPAGAAPLARAAAGEEFHDLRTWLFDSRGEWHALSTDARRLRGTPDEGDGAIVIVKDITTMLQAERARDTIASTVSHELRNPLTAVLGYADMALDDTDLRPAPRRQFEMIQGAAERMQHLINDLLRGASDAAALQPGPAGHETCDFARVCRESVTSFAPWAAERGVSVTVTGPHPLPVIGDEFQLRQVVDNLLSNAIKYSHRNGRVTLSLRVVESAAERRIVLVIADDGIGIAPADVERIFDPYFRAQEASDGDETGTGLGLSIVRDIVREHGGDITVRSEPGIGTEMTVRLLPGDDAGEGAPGGADAAEHRS, encoded by the coding sequence GTGACCGTCGCGCCCGCAGACGCCCGCGACGACCCCCCTCCCGCCGGAGGTCCGGCCCCCGCATCCCGCCCCGAGGACCGAACGAGGACGATCATCAGCCCTTCCGCCGCGCAGCCGCCGACAGGAGAGATCGGCGTCCCCTCCTCCCGCACGCGCTCCGCGTGGCAGCTGCAGCTCATCCTCGGCCTCGGGATGCTGATCGTCGTCTTCGCCGTCCTGACGCTGCAACCGGAGATCCTCGCCACATGGACCTTCACCCTCGGGCTTGCGATCCTCATCCTGACGACCGCGGCGACGCTCACGATCCCCTGGCAGCGCCTACCTGCGGCGGCGCTCCTCTCCGTCCCGCTGATCGACATCGTCGCCATCGCCCTCCTCGCCGCGGGTAACGACAGCGCCATCCGGACGCTGTGGGCCATCCCGATCATGTGGATCGCGTCGTTCTTCCGAGCCGCGGCGACCGTCGCCGCGCTCGCACTCGTGGGCATCGCCCTGTTCGCCACGGCCCCCGGCGGGAACCCCTTCGAGGTCGGACTCCTGCGGTTCCTGACGATCATGGTGGGCTTCACCCTCGTCGCCGTCGTCGCCGCGAACGCCGGGCAGCAGACGCGCGCCTTCAAGCGCCTCCTGCGCCGTCAGGCGTCGCGGCTGACGGACACCCTCGCGCGCGTGCTCGCCCACGAGCAGCAGCTCTCGCTCGTCCTCAACTCGGTCGACGTGGGAATCGCCCGGCTCTCCCCGGCCGGCGACGTCACCTTCGCCAACGACTCCTATCGTGCGCTGTTCGAGCTGGACAAGACGGCCCCCGGCGCCCCCCACGCCGCAGTCCAGTATTCGGAGTTCCGTGGCTCGAGCATCCCCGCCGGTGCAGCCCCCCTGGCGAGGGCGGCCGCGGGCGAGGAGTTCCACGACCTGCGCACGTGGCTGTTCGACTCGCGTGGGGAGTGGCATGCGCTGTCCACGGATGCGAGGCGCCTGCGGGGCACACCCGACGAGGGAGACGGCGCGATCGTGATCGTGAAGGACATCACGACGATGCTGCAGGCCGAGCGCGCCCGCGACACGATCGCCAGCACCGTCTCGCACGAGCTCCGCAATCCCCTCACCGCCGTTCTCGGCTACGCCGACATGGCGCTCGACGACACCGACCTCCGCCCCGCCCCCCGCCGGCAGTTCGAGATGATCCAGGGCGCCGCCGAGCGCATGCAGCACCTGATCAACGACCTGCTGCGCGGCGCATCGGATGCCGCGGCGCTGCAGCCGGGACCGGCCGGGCACGAGACGTGCGACTTCGCGCGCGTCTGCCGCGAGTCGGTCACGTCCTTCGCGCCGTGGGCGGCCGAACGCGGCGTGAGCGTGACCGTGACGGGTCCGCACCCCCTCCCGGTGATCGGCGACGAGTTCCAGCTCCGGCAGGTCGTCGACAACCTCCTCAGCAACGCCATCAAGTACAGCCACCGCAACGGTCGCGTGACGCTCTCCCTGCGGGTCGTGGAATCCGCCGCCGAACGCAGGATCGTGCTCGTGATCGCCGACGACGGGATCGGCATCGCGCCGGCCGACGTCGAGCGCATCTTCGATCCGTACTTCCGGGCGCAGGAGGCGAGCGACGGCGACGAGACGGGCACGGGCCTCGGCCTCTCGATCGTGCGCGACATCGTGCGCGAGCACGGGGGCGACATCACCGTGCGATCGGAACCGGGCATCGGCACGGAGATGACGGTGCGCCTGCTGCCCGGCGACGACGCCGGAGAAGGAGCCCCGGGGGGCGCCGACGCCGCGGAGCACCGCTCATGA
- a CDS encoding fructose 1,6-bisphosphatase, with the protein MVSSVFPRPARRAALIAAILAAALAASGCAQVREMIAGDEPATVATPTSSPTPEIPFDSEFSYEGSVSLSSSVGDELEIDLDVWAVDPRRTMEWSPNDEKVFGFAVNAVDNRVSERAVLTDKRRVYLSQVSITSATAQESGSSTSPFQFMADPRTLVPSDTLRSDRGLLLNTFQGGLLVPETPIQQLPADTIGITLNFALTVWVEGAANDDASFSQQTVYQSVPVAIFAEE; encoded by the coding sequence ATGGTCTCGTCCGTCTTCCCGCGCCCCGCACGGCGCGCCGCCCTGATCGCCGCGATCCTCGCCGCCGCCCTCGCCGCCTCGGGGTGTGCGCAGGTGCGGGAGATGATCGCGGGCGACGAGCCCGCGACCGTGGCGACTCCGACCTCGTCGCCCACGCCCGAGATCCCGTTCGACTCCGAGTTCAGCTACGAGGGCTCGGTCAGCCTCTCCAGCTCCGTCGGCGACGAGCTGGAGATCGATCTGGATGTCTGGGCCGTCGATCCCCGGCGCACCATGGAGTGGTCGCCGAACGACGAGAAGGTCTTCGGCTTCGCGGTCAATGCCGTCGACAACCGCGTGAGCGAGCGAGCCGTCCTCACCGACAAGCGTCGCGTGTACCTCTCGCAGGTCTCGATCACGTCGGCCACGGCGCAGGAATCGGGTTCGTCGACGTCCCCGTTCCAGTTCATGGCAGACCCCCGCACCCTCGTGCCCTCCGACACGCTGCGCTCCGATCGAGGTCTTCTCCTGAACACCTTCCAGGGCGGCCTGCTCGTCCCCGAGACACCCATCCAGCAGCTGCCAGCCGACACGATCGGGATCACGCTCAACTTCGCCCTGACGGTATGGGTGGAGGGCGCGGCGAACGACGATGCGAGCTTCTCGCAGCAGACCGTGTACCAGTCGGTGCCGGTGGCGATCTTCGCCGAGGAGTGA
- a CDS encoding DUF4190 domain-containing protein — MSDSTNYPPPPADGTPPPQQPAPGAYPPPPAYTSPNPDAPVPGRTLGIVAFILSFFVQLVALILGIVALVQSRKAGAKNGWAVAAIIVSAILMVIGIIVGIVLIGVAVGAAEEFARLCADLGPGTHTLDNGLTISCG, encoded by the coding sequence ATGTCCGACTCGACCAACTACCCCCCGCCGCCCGCAGACGGCACTCCGCCCCCGCAGCAGCCGGCCCCCGGCGCCTATCCGCCGCCGCCGGCGTACACCTCGCCGAACCCAGACGCCCCGGTGCCCGGCAGGACCCTCGGCATCGTCGCGTTCATCCTTTCGTTCTTCGTCCAGCTCGTCGCGCTGATCCTCGGGATCGTCGCCCTCGTGCAGAGCAGGAAGGCGGGCGCGAAGAACGGCTGGGCCGTCGCCGCGATCATCGTCAGCGCGATCCTCATGGTCATCGGCATCATCGTCGGGATCGTCCTCATCGGCGTCGCGGTCGGCGCCGCCGAGGAGTTCGCGCGTCTGTGCGCGGATCTCGGCCCCGGCACGCACACGCTCGACAACGGCCTCACGATCTCCTGCGGCTGA
- a CDS encoding DUF202 domain-containing protein: MTTPSHMPFDPGLQPERTLLAWRRTCLALAVASAVVVRFAGETIGVAAAVLGILGVAAAAGGYLRAAARYRRAHEGLTGTGELPIDGMALGFVTITLLLIGAGAAAYVIGVGVQRLAP; this comes from the coding sequence GTGACCACGCCCTCCCACATGCCGTTCGACCCGGGCCTGCAGCCCGAACGCACGCTCCTCGCGTGGCGACGGACTTGCCTCGCGCTCGCCGTGGCCAGCGCCGTCGTCGTCAGGTTCGCCGGGGAGACGATCGGCGTCGCGGCGGCCGTGCTCGGCATCCTGGGCGTCGCAGCCGCGGCCGGGGGATACCTTCGTGCCGCCGCGCGGTACCGGCGAGCCCATGAAGGGCTCACCGGCACCGGTGAGCTGCCGATCGACGGCATGGCGCTGGGCTTCGTGACGATCACGCTGCTGCTGATCGGCGCGGGAGCGGCGGCCTACGTGATCGGTGTGGGCGTGCAGCGGCTCGCACCCTGA
- a CDS encoding low molecular weight phosphatase family protein, with protein sequence MIELLTVCTGNVARSPLAEVLLRARLRGLGIRVTSAGTRALIGHPMTLEAQVLAEAAGARAADAEAHRARLLTERELAAPALVLAMAREHRRAAVELAPLKLRSTFTVREFARLAATVPDDALVAALEGLHDPSDRLRAALSLVSAARSASAPPDDPEDDDVVDPYRRSHRTYDLAAAQLTPAIDEVARVLRIVAGRA encoded by the coding sequence ATGATCGAGCTGCTCACGGTGTGCACCGGCAACGTCGCCCGTTCACCCCTCGCCGAGGTGCTGCTGCGCGCCCGCCTCCGGGGCCTCGGCATCCGGGTGACGAGCGCCGGGACCCGTGCGCTCATCGGCCACCCCATGACGCTCGAGGCGCAGGTCCTCGCGGAGGCCGCGGGAGCGCGCGCAGCGGATGCCGAGGCGCATCGCGCGCGGCTGCTCACGGAGCGCGAACTGGCGGCGCCGGCGCTCGTGCTCGCTATGGCCCGCGAGCACCGGCGCGCCGCGGTGGAGCTGGCTCCGCTGAAGCTGCGCTCCACCTTCACGGTGCGAGAATTCGCGCGGCTGGCGGCGACCGTTCCGGACGACGCCCTCGTGGCCGCGCTCGAGGGCCTCCACGACCCCTCGGACCGACTGCGGGCGGCACTTTCGCTCGTCTCCGCGGCGCGCAGCGCCTCCGCTCCTCCTGACGATCCCGAGGATGACGACGTCGTCGACCCGTATCGCCGCTCCCACCGCACGTACGACCTCGCGGCAGCGCAGCTCACCCCCGCGATCGACGAGGTCGCGCGGGTGCTGCGGATCGTCGCCGGCCGCGCCTGA
- a CDS encoding universal stress protein: protein MDAKLVVGVKDAAASHRAVEWASGWARKRGATIELVAVVGGAIGVIGEGAVVDTALEHAEELLWREAARVREHGVAVTTRLERGNPVEILIAASSDAALLVIGSDYRGVGGPFRGRRGIRIVAAAHCPVVVVPELEPGERSGVVVGIDGSEVSEAALAFAAAEADRRGTELIAVSVWSPVAVPLEFSTYPEDYLANMQTATEEMQAVALAGLASDYPDLRVRRVVESGFPASVIAARGRSAELVVLGSHGRGAFARFLLGSVSEEVLARLPTVTAVVR from the coding sequence ATGGACGCGAAGCTCGTCGTCGGGGTCAAGGATGCCGCGGCATCCCATCGGGCCGTGGAATGGGCCTCCGGATGGGCCCGGAAACGCGGTGCGACGATCGAACTGGTCGCCGTCGTCGGCGGGGCGATCGGGGTGATCGGGGAGGGGGCCGTCGTCGACACGGCGCTTGAGCACGCCGAGGAGCTGCTGTGGCGCGAAGCGGCGCGCGTGCGCGAGCACGGCGTCGCCGTGACGACGCGCCTCGAGCGCGGCAATCCCGTCGAGATCCTCATCGCGGCGTCCTCGGATGCCGCACTGCTCGTCATCGGCAGCGACTACCGCGGCGTCGGCGGACCGTTTCGCGGTCGCCGCGGCATCCGCATCGTCGCTGCGGCCCACTGCCCTGTCGTCGTCGTGCCCGAGCTCGAGCCGGGGGAGCGTAGCGGCGTCGTGGTGGGCATCGACGGGTCCGAGGTGTCCGAGGCCGCCCTGGCCTTCGCCGCCGCGGAGGCGGACCGTCGCGGTACGGAGCTCATCGCGGTCAGCGTGTGGTCCCCGGTCGCGGTGCCGCTGGAGTTCTCGACGTACCCGGAGGACTACCTCGCGAACATGCAGACCGCCACGGAGGAGATGCAGGCGGTCGCCCTCGCCGGCCTCGCGAGCGATTACCCCGACCTGCGGGTTCGGCGTGTAGTCGAGAGCGGGTTTCCCGCGAGCGTGATCGCCGCGCGGGGGAGGTCCGCGGAGCTCGTCGTGCTCGGCAGCCACGGCCGCGGCGCCTTCGCGCGATTCCTGCTCGGATCCGTCAGCGAGGAGGTGTTGGCCCGGCTCCCGACGGTTACGGCGGTCGTGCGCTGA
- a CDS encoding sulfite exporter TauE/SafE family protein produces MSAGELGFGAWVLLAIGAVTVGIGKTAMPGATTVAVAIFASVLPARNSTAVLLVLLLVGDVFALLAYRRHADWPTLLRLAPAVVTGLVVGALFLAFANDGGVRRVIGVILLALIALTLWQRRRGAASIPGERSRHAAGTDADTASRDRSRPVPAARTAATVGYGAAAGFTTMVANAGGPAMSMYFLAARFPVKAFLGTAAWFFAMINVAKLPFAIGIGLLTPAGLLIDLLLVPGVLVGALIGIRAAGRMSQQLFERIVIVLTILGAVYLLVG; encoded by the coding sequence ATGAGCGCCGGCGAACTCGGCTTCGGCGCGTGGGTGCTGCTGGCGATCGGCGCCGTCACGGTGGGCATCGGCAAGACCGCGATGCCCGGGGCCACGACGGTCGCCGTCGCGATCTTCGCGAGCGTCCTCCCCGCCCGCAACTCCACGGCCGTGCTGCTCGTCCTCCTGCTCGTGGGCGACGTGTTCGCCCTGCTGGCGTACCGGCGCCACGCCGACTGGCCGACCCTGCTGCGGCTCGCTCCCGCAGTGGTCACGGGCCTCGTCGTCGGCGCCCTCTTCCTCGCCTTCGCGAATGACGGCGGCGTGCGGCGCGTGATCGGGGTCATCCTCCTCGCCCTGATCGCGCTCACCCTCTGGCAGCGACGGCGAGGAGCGGCATCCATTCCGGGCGAACGGTCGCGACACGCCGCGGGCACCGATGCGGACACGGCGAGTCGCGACCGTTCGCGGCCCGTGCCCGCGGCGCGTACCGCGGCCACCGTCGGGTACGGTGCCGCGGCGGGCTTCACGACGATGGTCGCGAACGCGGGCGGGCCCGCGATGTCGATGTATTTCCTCGCGGCCCGCTTCCCCGTCAAGGCGTTCCTCGGCACCGCCGCGTGGTTCTTCGCGATGATCAACGTGGCCAAGCTGCCGTTCGCCATCGGGATCGGTCTGCTCACGCCCGCGGGGCTCCTCATCGACCTCCTGCTGGTTCCGGGCGTCCTCGTGGGGGCACTCATCGGCATCCGTGCGGCAGGTCGGATGTCGCAGCAGCTGTTCGAGCGCATCGTGATCGTCCTCACCATCCTCGGCGCGGTGTATCTGCTCGTCGGCTGA
- a CDS encoding DUF421 domain-containing protein: MWFDSWSDLVRIVLVGAAAYVTLVVVLRVSGKRTLAQLNAYDFVVTVALGSTLATILLSSDVSWSEGAAAFGLIALLQFIVAWISSRWPGARKVVTSRPILLLRDGEIRTRSLRRARLTEDELAQAVRSSGGGSLEGVAAIVLETDGTLSVIPEPAFGDGSALRDVEKN, from the coding sequence GTGTGGTTCGATTCATGGTCCGACCTGGTACGCATCGTCCTTGTGGGCGCCGCCGCCTACGTCACGCTCGTGGTCGTCCTGCGTGTGTCGGGCAAGCGCACGCTCGCTCAGCTCAACGCCTACGACTTCGTCGTCACCGTCGCCCTGGGGTCCACCCTCGCGACGATCCTCCTCAGTAGCGACGTCTCGTGGAGCGAGGGGGCCGCGGCGTTCGGACTCATCGCGCTGCTGCAGTTCATCGTCGCGTGGATTTCGTCGCGGTGGCCCGGCGCCCGCAAGGTCGTCACATCGCGCCCCATCCTGCTCCTGAGAGACGGCGAGATCCGCACCCGGTCGCTCAGACGGGCGAGACTCACGGAGGACGAGCTCGCGCAGGCGGTGCGCAGTTCGGGCGGGGGATCGCTCGAGGGCGTCGCCGCGATCGTGCTCGAGACCGACGGCACGTTGAGCGTCATCCCGGAGCCAGCGTTCGGGGACGGATCGGCTCTTCGCGATGTGGAGAAGAACTGA